In the Nitrospirota bacterium genome, GGCATTTCTGCTGAAGTACCGTCTTGCAAACCACCGTAATTGATAACGAGGTACTCGGCAAGGTAAGCACATGCAGCCATTTTTCTGACATATAGTTTCTTGTGGGATGATATGTCTATATTATGGTGGTTACTTATAACACGGCTTACAACATCAGGCAGCCGCCAGGACGTTGTCAATATAAATCCTGCCATACAGTGGTTTGTTTGGAATTTTTCATCTTCTTTGGCTGTTGCGTCAGCATCATTGCCAAGGGCTGGCAGTGTATTATAATCACTATATCTTTTTAAAAACAAAGGAATGGCGCAATCATGGAACAGACCCGTAATATAGGCGTCATTTTCATCAATGTTTTTTGTTGTTTTTGCTATCAAACTCATAGTTTTAGCGACAAGCATGGAGTGATTCCAAAACTTGCTGAATATGCTCCTGTCCGTAATCTCTTTGTATGTATTGAGAAAAATAGATGATACGACTATATTGAAAAAACTGGTTAACCCGACAATATTTAGTGCGTATTCTATCGAGCTGATTCCACCGCCACCGAAGTAGGATGAATTAGCTATTTTTAGTATTGACGCTGAGAGCCCTACGTCTTTGCTTGTTAACGACACGATTTTTCTTATATCCGGAGTCGTTTGCTTGA is a window encoding:
- a CDS encoding HDOD domain-containing protein; this translates as MLQKDVDIRQAEEIVKGIGIPVQSKIVNNLYKEIKQTTPDIRKIVSLTSKDVGLSASILKIANSSYFGGGGISSIEYALNIVGLTSFFNIVVSSIFLNTYKEITDRSIFSKFWNHSMLVAKTMSLIAKTTKNIDENDAYITGLFHDCAIPLFLKRYSDYNTLPALGNDADATAKEDEKFQTNHCMAGFILTTSWRLPDVVSRVISNHHNIDISSHKKLYVRKMAACAYLAEYLVINYGGLQDGTSAEMPTKSGSGTESKDDMISNNPGWEPIFTELGINEADLTNIRCELQDIGETSEE